From the genome of Brassica oleracea var. oleracea cultivar TO1000 chromosome C4, BOL, whole genome shotgun sequence:
CATGACTGTCCCTAAACTTCTTGTAAATATCACCTTTGTAAAACTTTCTCGTCCTTATCGCTAGACCCAAAGACACAAGCGCTCCAAAGAACGTCACCGCAGCCAAAATCACAAACGGCAATTTATAACACTGGCTCCCTAAGCAAGTCAAGTCTTTCACATCTTTTCGAGTTAGCCCTCGAGCCGTCAACTGCTTCATGGCCTCTCTATCGTAAAGCATTCCCGTGACGCGAACGTTCAAGATGTAAGATCCAAGCGGGCTAGCAAGCTGTCCGCAGTTGAACAACGTGGAGAAGTACTTGAGCCCGAATAGTTCCGAGATGATGGCAAAGAGCAAAGGAAGCTGCGCGCCGAAAGAGAATCCCATTAGAATGGACGCTATGTATACCGAGCCTGGTACCGGGAAGGCGATGAGAAGGTGGCCCGCGCAGCTTAGTAAGAGGACTAGTGTCATCATGAGCGGTCGGGGTAGTTTATGCTTGGCGAGCAAGTATTCAGAGACAAAACCAGAGAACACTCGACCGAAGTAGTTCCATATGCTGACCAAAGAGACAAAAGAGCTAACCGCGTGGTTCGGATAACCGAGTGATTCACCTATTTGTCCTAGGTTGTCTAAGGCCGTCAAGCTCGATCCTAAACCGCAGAAAGTCGCTAGAAAAAGGATGATCATGTCGAGGCTTAACAATGCTTGTAGTATTGTGTAGTCTTCCCCTCTTGGCGGCGGATCAAAAACCGTCAACAAACAAGATTTCATCTCCTTCTTTTCTCCATCCTCCTTGAGATGATCAATGTCCTTTTCGGGTTTCTCAATCTTGACCTCGCTAGGCTCCTCCTCAGCCAGCTTCTTCATGTTCCACACTTCGATCTCTTGCTTAACCGCAACCGTTAGAGGCACAAAGAGCAAGACGCAGCATATGGTAGCGCTTGCGATGTAAGCGGCCTTGGTGAAATGAACTTGCTTCTCAGCGATGTTCATAGCCATGAGGAACAAGGCCAAGAAGATTGAGATGTAGAGGAAGTTGTAAAACACGTTGATCTCATTCCTCTGCCTCACAACTTTCTTCTCTCTTATGGAATACACAAACACAAGGGAGACCACAGCGGGTAGCCACGCGATCAACAGAATCAAAGACTTGGAATCGTTACCGTAAATAGCAAAGTAAAGCTGCGTAAATATCGCTCCGCTTAACCCAACGTAACCTTTAAGCAAACCAAGCATGACTCCTCTGCTCTCGGGGAAGTTCTTGACGCAAGTAACCAAAGCTCCTGTGTTTGCAAAGTTCTGAGAGTTTGCTCCTATGCAAATGTAGAGACACATTTGCCAAACTCTCGGTTTCGCTACTTTCCCCGTTACGGTGAGCCAGATCATGAAGTAGCCGACGAAGTTCATGGCGGAGCCGATGACGAGGACGAACCAAGTCGGCGTGACCTCGGCTATGAGTCCGGACATGACTCCCACGTTAGCTCCGAGATCTTTAAAGAAACCTAACAGGTTCAACGTTGTCTGGTCGTAACCGAGCGTGGATTTGATATCTTTAGAGTAAGTCCCGAAGAGGTAAGTGGCTCCAGCGCAAGCCATGATGAGGAACGAAGCAAACACCATGAACCATCTTCCATTGAAAAAATGAATCAAGAACCGTACGGTCTCGCCGGATGAATGAATCTCGCTACCCATTTTGAAAACTAGAGTGAGGCTATAGAATCAAGATCTCTGTAGATTTGAATCTTGGAAAGATTTTGAGTATTTTGAAGACTATCTTGGTTGATAGATATAGGCTTTAGTGGTACTGGGCGGATCCAGAATGAGAGGTGAAATGATTGAAGTGCAGAAAGAGTCCCGAGGCTATAAAGTAGAACAAGAGAATAGGAGAGCTTGTAGACACATGTGTGTATCGAAGTGCGGGCTGATTGTCGGAGACTTTTGAGGAAGATTTCACCATTTTATTGACGCCAAGAAAATAGTAATAAAGATTGACCATATTATCTGTCTTTTCTAATTTTGTCAGTAAGATAATGATAAGAAGATTAACTGATGTTGAAAAGTAATTCTTTCTGTCTTTGGACAGTAAATATCAAGACCCAGATTTAGAAAAGGATGATAGACCAATGTTCAGTATATGTTTACCAAATTTAAGAACAGATAAATAGTTGATAAATTGGTTTAAGTTGAATTTATCTGAAAATAAATCGGTTTATGCTGACATGAAATCTCTTTTTAGACACTTTTCTAGTTACATGTGGATTGTGGAGGCTGACAAAACAGTAGTTATTATTAGTAAACAATGTCTAAAAGTTGCTAGAGATTGTCTTAAACTACTATTTTAGAACAGTATGTAAAATCAGATAAAACACCTCTAATAATCATCTCTAATGATGTTTCATTTTTTTTTGTTTTTGCTTCCTTTTGCGATTTTTATTTGAGAAAATGATTAGAATAGCACTAAAATTTTTTTTGTCACAAATATAGCATCTAAAAATAAAAATGACCAAAATAACACTTAATGTTTTATGAAAAGAGATAAATATACACTTATACCTCAATGGTAAATTAATTTAGACATTAGGTTTTAGAGTTAAGGGGTGGGGTTTAGGGTTTAGGGTTTAGGGTTTAGGGTTTAGGGTTTAGGGTTTAGGGTTTAGGGTTTAGGGTTTAGGGTTTAGGGTTTAGGGTTTAGGGTTTAGGGTTTAGAGTTTAGGGTTTAGGGTTTAGAGTTTAGGGGTGGAGTTTATGGTTTAGGGTTTATAGTTAAGGGGTGGGGTTTAGGATTTAGGGTTTAGGATTTAGGATTTAGAGTTTAGGGTTTAGTGTTTAGGGTTTAGAGTTTAGGTTTTAGGGTTTAGAGTTGGAAAGTGGGGTTTTGGGATAAGATTTCAAATTTTGAAAAATAAAAAAAATTTAAATTTTTCAAAAGATAAAATGCTATTTTGGTCGTTTTAGTTTTTGAAGACTATTTTTGTGACATAAATTTAGAAATGTGCTATTTTGGAAATTTGCCCTTTTTATTTTGTTTTAGTAGTACTTTATTTCTTACTTTAAAATGAAGTACTAAATAGTATTGTTTGAAATTTAAAAGTATTATTCATATTTTCTAAGATGAATTTTTAATTATATATATATATATCAGTTTAGATGAATTAATTTTAGGGGTATAAATGTTTTTTCTTCTTTAAATTTTTTTTTGGTCATTTTAATCTTTTATGTTATATTTATAATAAAATAATTGTGCTATCCTATGGAATTTGTTAATCGATTATTGGTAATGATGTAGAGAATCGCTTTTATACTACCCATAGGTTGTTTGGATACATTTGAGAGCCTTTGCAGTGCTTTCCTCTGGTCAGGCTCCATCACTCAAACTCATAAAGTTAAAGTTGCTTAGACAGATTTGTGCTATCCTAAGGAAGAAGGAGGTTTAGGTAATGTGCAACACTACTCGGGTTTTTGCACTAAGCCTGATATGGCGTCTCTTCACTGGACGCTCTTTATGGAAGTCCTGGATTCAGGTATATCTTTTGAGGAATAGTTCGTTTTGGGATGTGAAAGAGATTTTTCAGGGATCATGGATTTGGAGGAAACTGTTGAAGCGTAGAAGTGTTGCTTATCAGTTTCTTCGACATGAGGTTCGAAATGGAGAGTCGGTATTCTTCTGGTTTGACAATTGAATGTCATTTGGGAAGTTCTCGATATCACGGGTGAGCAAGGCACACGCTATCTGGGCATCTTACGGGAAGCAAAGGTCAGCGCTGCTATTGATGATAATCGATGGAGACTAGGTGGAGGGCGTAGCCGTATATTTGAAGATCTTATCATGAGGATAAGTGAACAACCAAGTGACTCGGGGCCAGATATAGTTCTGTGGAAGCATGCGGAGAATGATTATCATGCCTCTTTTTCGGCAGTTAAAACTTGGGAGCAAATAAGAATCAGAAAGAGAAGGTTGAATGGTATAATGTGATTTGGTTTTCACAGGCTGTACCAAGATTCTCTTTTATAACATGGCATGCAATCAAGAATCGTCTGTCAACTGGTGACCGTACGAGGAGCTGGGGTGTATAACAAGAATGTTTACTTTGCGGGGAGAAAGATGAAACTAGGGACCATCACTTTATGGCATGCCCCTATAGCTATATGGTTTGGGTTACTGTTACATGAAGGCTGTTAGGAAATCGCATCACTCCGGATTGGCAGGGCACTGTAATGAGGATAACGATGGATCATCATACTAGACTGGATGGAGTGCTGATGAGAATAGTTTTCAAATGATGGTTTACCATATTTGGCAAGAGCGAAATGCGTGGAGGCATGGGAAATCCTGGACACCGATGGAGAATCTGGCACATCAGATTGACAAACTATGAGGAATAGAATCCTATCTCTGAGATACAAGCATGACAAATAAGTTTGAAGGACTCATGAGGAGATGGTTCGAAGTTACAATATGATCCTTTAATCATTTGCATCAGGCATAGATTTTTGTTTTTCCTCTTTCATAGTATTAGGGATATATATCCCACATCGAGAATTCTAAAGGAAATTAAGTAATATATAAAGGATTAGGGTCAATCCACTAATCACCAATTGGTTTTAAGTTGGAAGCCCATAATTAAACCTGAATCTAACATGGTATCAGAACCCATATCCTAAATACCCTAAACTCCTAATTAAAATTAAAATTAACTCTTCTGACCGGGTATAAAGGTCGTGATTAACCCTTCCAACCGGGTATAAAGGTTGTGTTAAACTCGTTCGCCCGAGTATAAATGTCCTCAAGTTCCGAGATTTCTGGCCGATAAGAGCCATCATCTCGAGGAGGGGTATTAGGGATATATATCCCACATCGGGAATCCTAAGGGACATTAAGTAATATATAAAGGATTAGAGTCAATCCACTAATAACCAATTGATTTTAAGTTGGAAGCCCATAATAAAACCTGAATCTAACACATAGTTTATCAAGATAGTTAGTTCAAGTTAATACATCTTGTAAATGCCTATTTTTTTCTAATATCAATAAATTTGAAATTTCATTAAAAAAATGTAGAGAATCGGTGGCAGTAGTAAGAAAATTGAAGAAAAATGCAAATCTACGAAATATAATAAATCTTGTTGTGAAACAATAGATTTAGAGCTGAATGTTTCTGTATTTTATTAATCATAACGTGGGTTCTTTTATATAAGGATTACAAGTCATAGAAAAAGAAAGTATCCAAAAACCTAAACCAACAAGGATTAGAAAAACTACTAATACATAATAATGGAAAGGTAACAATTACAAGGAAAAGGAAATAGAGTTTCCTTTTCTCCAAAGCATAAGCCGCCTCTTTCTCTCTCTTAAGGTCATGGCCGCCTCTCTCTCTCTCTAGGGTTGGGTCGTCTCTCTCTCTCTAAGTGTATGGACCGGTTATGGCCCGGGCCGGTTATGGACATCCATCAATTGATTTATAACACCTCCCCCTTGGATGCCATAACCATTCAGTGATTGTAATACGCTTAATGTTGCCTAATTAAAACCTTATCAGGAAAACCCAGTGGGACAAAACCATGATGAAGGAAAAAAAGTACAACACGTACTGCTCCCCCTGATGTGAACCTCAGTGTCGGTTATACATTCTACGCATCTTGGTGCGTGATATTTCCTATATGTATAGGATGGGAGTAATCGACAAGTTTCATTACTGAACCGTAATTAGACCACTTTGACCTCTCGGATCGTTTCTCAATCATGTCTTCTGACATCGTGTATACATGGTCAAGAAGTGATCATTTGCTGTCGACCACTCTATACTTTGGTCAGACATGTAGGGCTATGGTCCTCGACCAAAAACATCCTCACGGATACTCTATTTGGCTATTAGCCGCCTATGACGATGTTAAAATGCTGATTGATAGGTAACAGACTGTATGAGTTTTCTCTATACTACCATCGATTATGCACTAATCTGATCGATCCATGTTGAGTCATAGACTTCTTTTATACATGTTCATAACTTGTCTCATGAGTGTCCAAGATCATGACTTGATCAATGATCATTGTTGTAATGAATTTTACGATCTTATCTAACTATGGCACTGTGGCCAAATACACTCACGAATCTCACATGTGGTCATCGATCTCTATTGCCTTAGGCAATGCCATATTCGTTTTTCATTGCAGTCCTATCCTTATATTGATGTCGTCTCATGACCTCTGTTCCTGTGGATCATATCACACAATGAATATATATTAGGTCATGGACTTCGATCACACATTCTTATGGACTGCAACCTATTGGTATCCGGTTGAGAAGGATATATTAAATGTCTCCTCTCAGCCTCACAGCAGCAGCAGACTGTTCTGCTATGNNNNNNNNNNNNNNNNNNNNNNNNNNNNNNNNNNNNNNNNNNNNNNNNNNNNNNNNNNNNNNNNNNNNNNNNNNNNNNNNNNNNNNNNNNNNNNNNNNNNNNNNNNNNNNNNNNNNNNNNNNNNNNNNNNNNNNNNNNNNNNNNNNNNNNNNNNNNNNNNNNNNNNNNNNNNNNNNNNNNNNNNNNNNNNNNNNNNNNNNNNNNNNNNNNNNNNNNNNNNNNNNNNNNNNNNNNNNNNNNNNNNNNNNNNNNNNNNNNNNNNNNNNNNNNNNNNNNNNNNNNNNNNNNNNNNNNNNNNNNNNNNNNNNNNNNNNNNNNNNNNNNNNNNNNNNNNNNNNNNNNNNNNNNNNNNNNNNNNNNNNNNNNNNNNNNNNNNNNNNNNNNNNNNNNNNNNNNNNNNNNNNNNNNNNNNNNNNNNNNNNNNNNNNNNNNNNNNNNNNNNNNNNNNNNNNNNNNNNNNNNNNNNNNNNNNNNNNNNNNNNNNNNNNNNNNNNNNNNNNNNNNNNNNNNNNNNNNNNNNNNNNNNNNNNNNNNNNNNNNNNNNNNNNNNNNNNNNNNNNNNNNNNNNNNNNNNNNNNNNNNNNNNNNNNNNNNNNNNNNNNNNNNNNNNNNNNNNNNNNNNNNNNNNNNNNNNNNNNNNNNNNNNNNNNNNNNNNNNNNNNNNNNNNNNNNNNNNNNNNNNNNNNNNNNNNNNNNNNNNNNNNNNNNNNNNNNNNNNNNNNNNNNNNNNNNNNNNNNNNNNNNNNNNNNNNNNNNNNNNNNNNNNNNNNNNNNNNNNNNNNNNNNNNNNNNNNNNNNNNNNNNNNNNNNNNNNNNNNNATGGGTCATACATTCTTGGGTGTATATAATGCCCTTTAGGCAATGCCTTAGCCATAGATTTCTTACTAGGCTACTATACCGTACCATAATGTCTTTTAGGCGATTTCTTTATCAATCATTCACATTATCAAGTAAAATCAGGCAAGTTGTAATAGTAATGAACTCAAATCAATTCTATTATTATATATAAAATCGTGAATGACAATTAGGTTTAAAGCAAAACACAAATCAAAGACTTAAAACACAATTTAACACAAAATCAGTATGTCGAAATCTCATTTTCTTAGTCAATAGACAAGCCGGCCACACCATCCGTTACTTTGGACGTGGCTTCCTTGGATTCTTTCTTATCTTGTTCAGCCTTATTGGCTTCAAGATGTCTCATCTCACTATTTCTTTTTAACAACTGATTACTCTGCTCAGTTAGGCATGAGAACAAATCATTATAGGTGGTGAAACCTTTTTCTCTATAGATGTGTTTAACAATAGACCTCTTGGATTAGCTGTGAGGAAGGTCTTTTCCAGTAAATCCTCCTCTGTTACCACTTCACCACATAGTCTCAGTTTGTAAACGATTTTGGACAAAGCAAAATGATATTCATCCACAGACTCAGAGTCCTGGAATCTGAGACTCATCCATTCATGTCTGACCTTTGGTAATAACACCATTGTGTATCTGGATTTTAATTATGTCCAAAGGTGACGAGGATTCTCAATATTTAGGTACTGATTTCTTAGATCCTCCGTGAGATGATGGCGCATAATTGTTATGGCCCTATACTTTTCAGTTTCAGTTGCATAATTACCCTGAATGATACTCCTACCGAGTCCTCTTGATTTCAGGACAACTGAAGTGCTCATTGCCCATTCTAGATAATTTTCTCCAGAGGGATTTAGAATGGCATAATCCAAAGGCTCAAATCTCGGCATCTGAAACCATATTATCAATCAATTCATGATTTAGGATGCAACCAAATCAAAATAATCAGTGCATATGATTTCATAAGTCTCTCGACCAAAACACTTTACTACTCGATCATGGTGCGAAACAAGTCGAGAATGCTAGGTCTATATGTGATGCTTAGGCCACACAGCCATGTAATGTGATACAACGATCCTAGAGATCGGTTCATGAGATATGCAAGCAAGGTCACACGACCATTCAGATATGGTGTCTCTCTAGGCCACACGACCAAGCTATGATGCATTAAGCCACACGGCTTTCAATCACATGATGCAAACAATGTGATCTATCAAGGGCACAAGGCCGCGAATATGAACAATGCATCGGAATGGTTAGGCCACACGGCCAAGAAAGAGAAGCCACACAGCCAAGATTCAATTTAGGGTTAATGCATATAGTTTTACATGTAATTGCAATCCTAAGGTGGTTGGTTTCTATCAGTTCATGATTCAATCAAAACAAACAAACAAACCAATCGGCCAAGTAATAGAACAAGCCGCACGGCTATTTAGTTCAATTCAACGTCATCCCTAGAATTAGATCTAAGTTCAATTACAATCAATCAGTAGTGATCAGGTTCAGATATGGATGCAACAAGGCCACACGGTAACGGATGATGATCTAGAAAAATTTAACCTAGAATGTTTAGGGCCACACGACCACAATCTAATTCGATTTCAAAGTGATAAAACAAGGTCATTAGGATTTTAACCAACTCAAGCAATTCAGATTCAGGTTTAAACAATCATAATCAATATTTCTAGGTGATCAAACAAACAATTAAGTTTCAAATCAAAATTAAAACCGATTTTCCAATTTAGGGTTTTAGGGATTTTGAAACTTTGATCTTTGATCAAAGAGATTTGATTTGAGATTCAAAACCTTTAAGGTTATGATTTTAATTGATCAATGGATCAATCTCGATTTAGGGTTTAGGGGATCAGACTTATTCGAGCTCCGATGTACTCTTTTAGGGTTTGATCTATTATCCTAGGGTTTTTTCTTAGAGATTAGTTTTTAGGGTTTCAATCTTTACAAACAATCCAAATTCAATTCTCATGTTCTTAGAATTAGGGTTACCTTTTGTTTGCAGATTGTAGAAAACCGGACCACCAAGAGAACCTCGAACGGACGCGAGCTGGAACGAGCTGGAGTTGAAGTCGGGCGAGCTGATCGCTGTCGGGTTGCGAGCTGGCTGATCGGGGAACGCGAGCTATAGCTGTCCGGGATGCAAGCTGAGAATGGATGGAGCTGAGGCTGTGTTCGTCTAGTATCAGAAACACCTTAGGGCTGAGGCTGATCGGATGAACACGAGCTGGAACGCTTGCAAGAACAGATTAGGGTTCGTCGGGTTAGGTTTTAGGTTTAGGAGTTTTTTTATTAGGTTTTTAGGCTCAGGGTGTTTAGGGAATATCGTGCTGATAACGTGTTGTGAAACAATAGATTTAGAGCTGAATGTTTCTGTATTTTATTAATCATAACATGAGTTCCTTTATATAAGGATTACAAGTCACAGAAAAGGAAAATATCCAAAAACTTAAACCAACAGGGATTAAGAAAACTACTAATACATAATAATGGAAAGATAACAATTACAAGAAAAATAAAATAGAGTTTCTTTTTCTCGAAAACATAAGCTACCTCTTTCTCTCTCTTAAGGTCATGGCCGCATCTCTCTTTCATTAGGGTTAGGCTGTCTCTCTCTTTAAGTGTATGGACCGGTTATGGACCGGGCCGGTTATGGACATACATCAATTCATTTATAACAAAGCTATTGTTATACGATTTTACAATTGTCACTGTATCATACATTAAAATAAAATTATTTGATATATAATAGAAATCTCTTAAGAAAATGTATTCGTTTAAATAAAAGAATACCAAAATTTGGTGGCTTCCCATTGGTTCTCTATTCGATTTGGGTCCATTATTCCATGCCGTGTACGGGAATACTACCTAACATAATCTGATAAGGATAAGCTTTAGTATTTAGCTTAAACAAAACCAATCAAAGGTTGCACTACTTAATCTATATTGTAAAAGCTAGTGGGATTCCAAAACTTAGAGAGATGTTTTAAATTTAGCCAGTTAATTTCTGTTCAGTCTCTCTATTTACACTTATTTGATACGAAGCAAGACTTGATTTTAGTTGTACTTACTATTTCTACAATCCAATAAATCTAATAAACTGCTATAAATTTCAATGTCCTCTATTATCATTTTTTGTACAAAAAGAGTTCTAGATGACATTTTTGCTCATAAAAAAGTTATGAGAAACTTCAATGTTTTTTTTACAAAATAGTCGGCAAAAAAAAAAGAAATTATTAGAAATTTAAATGTTTTATTTATATATCTTAAGAGTCAGCAAAGAAAAAATATTAGTTATATAGCTTTCATCAAACTTTGTCCAGCTTCTGTTGTTCCACCTTACAGCATTCCTTAATCTCCACTTTATCTCCCAAACCCAATTTCGAAAACCCCTCTTCACCAACTTAAAACCCTATTAACTTATTCCAACAATCAGATGATTTCAATCAAACAAAAAGAAGCCTTAAAATTTATCCAAGAAAACCAAGAACCATGATAACACATAAACAAAGAAGAACAGAGAAAGGACTCTGTTTTAAACACTACTTCAAATGGATCCTCTGTTTTTCATTCACTCTCTATTTTCTCGTTTCCTTCTTAGTCGATCATAATCAAGAAGACCTTCCTTTGTCCCCTTCTTCTTTGTCCCGACCAAACACTCTTCTAACTAACCCTAAAACTAAGTTTATCGCTTCTCATGTCGTGTTTGAATCTAAAATCCATGATCACACACTTATCTTTCCCCCACAACGTCCAAACATCAGAACTGGTATGTGTATACATGAATTTAGTTAATGTTTTTAAGTTTTTTTTTTCTTTTTTTTGAAAACGGGCTTAATGTTTTTAAGGTTTCATGTTTTCAAAAAAAAAAAAAAAGAAAAAAAAAAGGTTTCATGTTTTCTTTTTGGTAAAGAAAAGTTTCAAGGGCTACTTAATATTTTCTTGAGGGACTAAGTCACTAAGGTTTCTTATCATGACAATATTTTCTTGTATTTATTATTGGAAAATTCTATCAAATATCATTTTTTAAGTTTTTGTCACAAAATAGCAATCAAAAAAGAAAATGACCAAAATACTGAAAATTTTAATTTTAATTTTTTTTTTTTTAATTTGAAACCATATCTCAAAACCCCACTCATTAACTCTAAACCCTAAGTCTAGATTAGTTAATCCTAGGATAAAAATATATTTTTATCTTTTAAAAAAACTTATTTTGGTCATTTTTTTCTTTAAAAATTATTTTTGTGACAAAAACTTAAAAATAGCTATTTTAAAATTTTTTTTTTATTATTTTATGTTTTTTGAAATAATATTAAATTTATTCAAAAAAGCTTTCGTACAATGACTGTAACACTGACTTTTTGTATTTATTTTCCTTCAGATGTATTCAACAATTTGAAAATATACGTCTATGACTTGCCTTCCAAGTTCAACACAGACTGGTTAGCCAACGACAGATGCAGCAACCATCTCTTCGCGGCCGAGGTGGCTCTTCACAAGGCGTTGCTGAGCCTCGAGGGAGACGTACGGACGAAAGATCCGCACGAAGCAGATTTCTTCTTCGTCCCTGTTTATGTCTCATGTAATTTCAGCACAGTCAACGGCTTTCCAGCGATAGGCCACGCCAGATCACTCATCAAGGAAGCAATCGAGCTCGTCTCAGCTCAATACCCGTTTTGGAATCGAACCAGTGGCTCTGACCACGTCTTCACCGCCACACACGACTTTGGCTGTTGCTTCCACACCATGGTTAGTTCAAATGTCAGAGGTCCCCAGTTCGAGCTAGGTCCCCAGTTCGAATCGCTTTTGGGACAAAACTAATATTAGATGCTGTGGTTTCAGACCCGAGACGATTACAGACTTCGGTCCAAACCTCCTAATAATAATATTCAAAAAAAATAGATTTATTTATTTACATTTAGTTTGCATTTCTTTTAAAGGAGGATAGAGCAACTGCTGATGGGGTACCAAGGATTTTGAGGAACTCTATAGTTTTGCAAACTTTTGGTGTTACGTTTAAGCATCCATGCCAAGAAGTAGAGAACGTTGTGATACCACCGTACATCTCGCCGGTAAGTTTGCACAAGACTCAAAAGAATATCCCGGTAACTAAGGAGCGAGACATTAGGGTTTTCTTCCGGGGCAAGATGGAGATTCATCCCAGAGACATCAGTGGACGCTTTTACAGCAAGTAAAATACACAACAACAACCATACTAAAATATAATTTTTGATTTATCTCCATA
Proteins encoded in this window:
- the LOC106337535 gene encoding protein NUCLEAR FUSION DEFECTIVE 4, yielding MGSEIHSSGETVRFLIHFFNGRWFMVFASFLIMACAGATYLFGTYSKDIKSTLGYDQTTLNLLGFFKDLGANVGVMSGLIAEVTPTWFVLVIGSAMNFVGYFMIWLTVTGKVAKPRVWQMCLYICIGANSQNFANTGALVTCVKNFPESRGVMLGLLKGYVGLSGAIFTQLYFAIYGNDSKSLILLIAWLPAVVSLVFVYSIREKKVVRQRNEINVFYNFLYISIFLALFLMAMNIAEKQVHFTKAAYIASATICCVLLFVPLTVAVKQEIEVWNMKKLAEEEPSEVKIEKPEKDIDHLKEDGEKKEMKSCLLTVFDPPPRGEDYTILQALLSLDMIILFLATFCGLGSSLTALDNLGQIGESLGYPNHAVSSFVSLVSIWNYFGRVFSGFVSEYLLAKHKLPRPLMMTLVLLLSCAGHLLIAFPVPGSVYIASILMGFSFGAQLPLLFAIISELFGLKYFSTLFNCGQLASPLGSYILNVRVTGMLYDREAMKQLTARGLTRKDVKDLTCLGSQCYKLPFVILAAVTFFGALVSLGLAIRTRKFYKGDIYKKFRDSHESDESAMVSDSRKS
- the LOC106340088 gene encoding probable glucuronoxylan glucuronosyltransferase IRX7, translating into MITHKQRRTEKGLCFKHYFKWILCFSFTLYFLVSFLVDHNQEDLPLSPSSLSRPNTLLTNPKTKFIASHVVFESKIHDHTLIFPPQRPNIRTDVFNNLKIYVYDLPSKFNTDWLANDRCSNHLFAAEVALHKALLSLEGDVRTKDPHEADFFFVPVYVSCNFSTVNGFPAIGHARSLIKEAIELVSAQYPFWNRTSGSDHVFTATHDFGCCFHTMEDRATADGVPRILRNSIVLQTFGVTFKHPCQEVENVVIPPYISPVSLHKTQKNIPVTKERDIRVFFRGKMEIHPRDISGRFYSKRVRTEIWRSYGSDPRFYLQRQRFAGYQSEIARSVFCLCPLGWAPWSPRLVESVALGCVPIIIADGIRLPFPSAVRWPDISLTVAERDVGKLGEILEHVAETNLSVIQKNLEDPSVKRALLFNVPPQEGDATWQVLEALSKKLHRSAARRSNAFL